The Alnus glutinosa chromosome 7, dhAlnGlut1.1, whole genome shotgun sequence genome includes a region encoding these proteins:
- the LOC133873037 gene encoding nuclear pore complex protein NUP93A-like produces the protein MASEQGFSGWTDLLHSSTKLLEQSGPSAQFPPLQRNLDQLEALSKKLKAKTVRAEAPSQSIAATRLLAREGINAEQLARDLKSFELKTTFEDVFPAEATSVEEYLQQVHEMAMVSAIQEAQKDNLGSFNDYMMKVLQEDWQKGKRDFLQSLSRISTLPRTNMIETRSGGSHPGQPVSIASSSQVSPGPSSMDLIPLANKPILDKKAIVYAEVVKNLNNARERGLPFKSATAFKGAYESLGVEGSSGKSVNMQKIWHLIQMLMGEDSTMQHNVSKKMSLIIGARRHLEWGHEKYIMDTIQSHPAQAALGGAVGNLQRVRAFLRIRLRDYGVLDFDAGDARRQPPVDTTWQQIYFCLRTGYYDEARNVALSSRASHQFAPLLAEWINTGGMVPVETAVAASDECEKMLRMGDRVGRAAYDKKKLLLYAIISGSRRQIDRLLRDLPNLFNTIEDFLWFKLSAVRDYSSGVSSVIQNEGLVPYSLDDLQVYLNKFDPSYYTKNGKDPLVYPYVLLLSIQLLPAVLYWSKETGDEGYNIDAAHMSIVLADHAVLSEGAGAGQKLGVMDAYAEASSIIRQYGSVYLRHGDLSMALEYYAQAASAVGGGQLSWTGRGNVDQQRQRSLMLKQLLTELLLRDGGVYLLLGSRGTGEEGQLGRFLIDAKARHQFLLEAARQCQEAGLYDKSIEIQKRVGAFSMALDTINKCLSEAICALSHGRLDGESRTAGLIHSGNEILETYRYYPEVSPQEREHVLEQQTMLRQLEAILSIHKLAIMGHHLDALREVAKLPFLPLDPRAPDITVDVFQNLSLHVQACVPDLLKVALTCLDNVTDSDGSLRALRAKIASFLANNLNRNWPRDLYEKVARSL, from the exons ATGGCGAGCGAGCAAGGCTTCAGTGGCTGGACCGACCTGCTCCACTCCTCCACGAAGCTTCTCGAACAATCCGGTCCTTCCGCTCAGTTCCCGCCTCTTCAG AGAAACTTAGATCAGTTAGAAGCATTATCTAAGAAGCTCAAAGCAAAAACCGTGCGAGCTGAGGCTCCTTCTCAATCTATTGCTGCCACAAG gCTTCTTGCACGTGAGGGAATAAATGCAGAGCAACTTGCACGGGATCTGAAGTCTTTTGAATTGAAG ACAACATTTGAGGATGTTTTCCCTGCTGAAGCAACAAGTGTCGAAGAGTATTTGCagcag GTTCATGAGATGGCAATGGTCTCAGCCATTCAGGAAGCTCAGAAGGATAATCTCGGAAGCTTTAATGATTACATGATGAAAGTTTTACAG GAAGATTGGCAAAAGGGAAAACGCGATTTTCTTCAGAGTTTAAGCAGAATTTCAACATTACCCAGGACTAATATGATTGAAACCCGCTCTGGGGGTTCTCATCCTGGTCAACCAGTGTCCATTGCATCTAGCTCTCAAGTTTCACCTGGTCCATCTAGCATGGATCTCATACCTCTAGCAAACAAGCCTATCCTCGATAAAAAGGCAATTGTCTATGCTGAAGTTGTGAAGAATCTGAACAATGCAAGGGAGCGTGGCTTACCATTTAAG tCTGCTACAGCTTTCAAGGGTGCTTATGAAAGTTTGGGTGTTGAGGGATCTAGCGGAAAATCTGTTAACATGCAGAAGATATGGCACCTCATTCAG atGCTGATGGGTGAGGATTCAACTATGCAACATAATGTTTCAAAGAAGATGTCACTAATCATTGGTGCAAGGCGCCATCTGGAATGGGGGCATGAGAAATATATCATGGATACAATACAAAGTCATCCTGCACAG GCTGCTCTTGGTGGGGCTGTTGGAAATTTGCAAAGAGTCCGCGCCTTTCTTCGG ATTCGTTTGAGGGATTATGGAGTTCTGGATTTTGATGCAGGTGATGCTCGTAGACAACCTCCTGTTGATACCACCTGGCAGCAG ATATATTTTTGCTTGAGGACTGGATATTATGATGAAGCAAGAAATGTGGCTCTGTCATCCCGTGCTTCACACCAATTTGCTCCCCTG CTTGCAGAGTGGATCAATACTGGAGGGATGGTGCCAGTTGAGACTGCAGTCGCTGCATCAGACGAGTGTGAGAAAATGTTACGAATGGGTGATCGGGTTGGACGAGCTGCGTATGACAAGAAAAAGTTGTTGTTGTATGCTATCATATCCGGTTCTCGCAGGCAAATTGACCGCCTGCTTAGAGATCTACCAAATCTGTTCAATACTATAGAGGATTTCTTATGGTTCAAACTGTCTGCAGTACGAGACTACTCAAGTGGAGTCTCATCTGTTATTCAGAATGAGGGATTGGTACCATACAGTTTGGATGATTTGCAGGTCTACCTGAACAAATTTGATCCATCATATTATACCAAAAATGGAAAGGACCCTCTGGTATACCCTTATGTTTTGCTTTTAAGCATCCAGTTGCTACCAGCTGTCTTATATTGGTCAAAGGAAACAGGAGATGAAGGATATAACATTGATGCTGCCCACATGTCGATTGTGTTAGCAGACCATGCTGTCCTTTCTGAAGGTGCTGGTGCTGGACAAAAACTGGGAGTGATGGATGCTTATGCTGAGGCATCCAGCATAATTAGGCAGTATGGATCTGTGTATTTACGCCACGGTGATCTATCAATGGCATTAGAATATTATGCCCAAGCTGCTTCTGCAGTAGGTGGTGGACAGTTGTCATGGACAGGAAGAGGTAATGTGGATCAGCAAAGGCAGAGAAGCTTGATGTTGAAGCAACTCCTTACTGAGCTGTTGTTACGGGACGGTGGGGTCTATCTTTTATTGGGTTCAAGGGGTACTGGAGAAGAAGGTCAACTAGGAAGGTTTTTGATTGATGCGAAAGCAAGACATCAATTTCTGCTTGAAGCTGCTCGCCAGTGTCAGGAAGCTGGGCTTTATGACAAA TCTATAGAAATTCAGAAGAGAGTTGGGGCATTTTCAATGGCACTGGATACCATCAATAAGTGCCTCTCTGAAGCAATATGTGCCCTCTCACATGGTAGATTAGATGGCGAGAGCCGGACTGCTGGCCTCATTCACTCTGGCAATGAGATACTGGAGACATACAGATATTATCCTGAAGTCAG TCCTCAAGAGAGAGAGCATGTTTTGGAGCAGCAAACTATGTTACGACAACTTGAGGCAATATTGTCAATCCACAAGTTAGCAATAATGGGCCATCATCTAGATGCTTTAAGGGAAGTTGCCAAACTTCCATTTCTCCCATTAGATCCACGAGCGCCAGATATTACTGTTGATGTGTTCCAGAATTTATCTCTTCATGTACAAGCTTGTGTACCAGACCTTCTGAAGGTTGCTCTCACTTGCTTGGACAATGTGACAGATTCTGATGGATCACTTCGTGCTTTGAGGGCTAAG ATTGCAAGCTTTCTTGCTAATAATTTGAATAGGAATTGGCCCCGTGATTTGTATGAAAAGGTTGCTCGGAGCTTGTGA